GGCCACCCTGAGAACCATTGTCCTTGGAGCCATACGCATTAGCATAGTAACTCATTGCACATTCCTTCCTCATGACAGGCAGTCCATACGCAGAATCAGCAGAGCCCATAGTCTTAACTTCCcatacaaactccaaacaagtacaTGAAAACCACACAGAATCAGCACAATATCAGCTATCATTTGACACCTCGCATCACCCAATCTGTacaaaatttggggcaaacagtttCCCGTGAGTACAGCAATGATCTTAAGGTGAGTATGctcaccttaaaatccaataaagtaacaggggcctcaagaaagggttgGGGTCTTGAAGAAGGAACTAGGATGCAGAATCAGgaaggtgtctggcctgggggaaggtgcagtgtctggtcaggagagagggtgcaagaaaaaaaggagggtgtcagtgcaagctgggggtgctggctgccGGGGAAAAGGGaattgaggagattgggagggagtGTCTGGGAAGGACAGCAAATATTAACTGGCTTTGGGATCCCTTGCAGCAACATCTCCAGCCACACTGTCCTCGTCACCCCAGAGGGAGGctctactgctgcagcagcaaccaCACAGTCTAGGACCAGACACCGGACAccagaggcaccactactgcTCCCATTCAGTCCAAGGCTAGAGGTGTTGCTGCTGCAGCCACGCAGCCCAAAGGCACCCTTGACATGGCCATGTGGCCCCTGaggccagcagtgcagtggcagcagtgcctctagTGCCGGCCTCAGGTTGGGTGGCAAAGACTCAGCCTAGCGCTGCCTCCTCTAGTGGCTACAAAGCatgaagagggggtggggctaagctccttccccctcagtaCATCTTCatttggaggtggggcctggcactgccttgTGGACAGGATCAAAGTCTTAGGAAGGCTGGAGAAAATTCTGCCAGAGAAAATTTTGCTCAACCCCACTATAGGGTTTCTTACCTGTGTTGGTTCAACTATATGCAACAAGGCTTGAACTCTCGCTATAGCATTTCCCAAAGTCAGAGCAGTTAAAGGATTTCTCTCCTGTGAGAGTTCTCacggataacaaggtgtgaccccTGACTGAAGCATTTCCTACAGTGAAAGCAGGTGAACAGCTTCTTCTGTATGGGTTTTTCTATGTCTAACAATGTATGACCGccgactgaagtttttcccacaatcagagcagctgaagggtttctctcctgtttgggctctttcatgtttaataggagttacacagtcactgcaagcacaaggtgaatgttgatgggggattctcttttgaacagtttctgtgtttgttttcaaccttctgatcctctgactggatttatcctgtcctgctcctggatggtttccctgctgcctttgtagacTACGCTGACTCTCAcaagtctctccttgctcaggactctgagaaacatgcccttcagatctttcCACTAATACCCCACATGGAGCCATTTGCTCaggtccttccccttcctctgacTCCTGAGCAGAGGCCAAGCAcctcaggcaggcagggagcctgctcgaCCCTCTCACAGACTGCAGGGCCATGTGAGTGTGTAAATATTTATGACCCAGAGGGGAAGGGGCGCAGTGCTTTGTTTCTGGCCATAAACCAGTGAagattgttctgggggtggaagcaatGTCTgaaccctttcctcctcccctctaggCTCACAGTTTTTTTCTGAGTGGTTTGCAGATGGAGAGtggcatctgtgggctggatcaaatggcttggtcggGTGGATCAGACACATGGACTCTATTTCGCCCAGACCCTTGGGAATCCAGCAGTTTCTTGCCTTGAACTACCTGATATAGTAGAAGCCTGGCAGCTCTCAGCCTTTCaccctatttattgtttgaaaccaaccccatattgaaactgagcagtgaaatctgagcctgaaggtgccgtCCTGTGTGTGCTTTAgcttcacccctttagcatcacaaacccatagaccagtgtttctccagcTATGCACAGGCCCCCATAcagtgcccctggggctcctcactgatcagtgtCTGTGATTTAGGTCTGAGTCATGCTCGCCGTTGTTGGTAACTTTAATGAAAACCCCATGAAGATGTTTccacagtctgtatgggttgctcatcataggcacaaAGCAGTatataactggccctttaagcaaggccacaAAGCAGTTTATAACTGTTGTAGCAGggcacaccccaggtagggggacccgggcccaccctactccaccaggtcccagcccagggccctgtgagcaaccaGGTAACGGGTAACTCCCTCAGCAAGGCCATCCAGCCGAAACAAACCGAGGTTCTCAGGCCAGGAGGggcagctcccgctcctgccctgggccacttcctacctggatccccagGCTTCCTTCCCCTGGGCTTGTCCAGCTGGCTGCAATCTCCAGGCCAGTGTCCCCTCGGCAGGTAGTCTCCAGGTGGCACCCACtcacctctgccttcctcccggcccctcctggagtccctggcaaccACTGGGGAAgagctccctgctccagtccttctccttcggttgcctccctccaaggagctcctgctttctctgcagtcagccctccactagCTTCCCCTAAGCAACCTGTGCTTCGCTAtatatacctgccagctgggctctcactcccctaaTGGATTCAGCTGGCTTCCACAAACCAATTGTGCTGgcctagatagttgccagctgggctctcactggcCCTAAACcgctccagctggcctctttctttctagccctggctcagggcctgagtcctggtcttaaagggccagtgcagggcaggcgccctgtcacacaatgtctacactgcaggcttcttgcacaagaagatttttgcagaagggatcttccacaaaaacgtcttgtgcaagaacgcgtccaccttgcaaaagcgcatcggaagagcaatgcgcttttgcgcaagagagcatccagactgcatggacactctctcgcaagaaagctctgattgctatttacagaatagcctgtgcttttttcgagtagcactttttgcacaaaaaaccctgttgcccatccacacacacctttttgcacaagaactcttgcacaaaaaggagttattcctcatagaaagaggaatagctatgccacaaaaagccctctgttctgccgatcTGCTgcacattttcttgcgcaaaaatgctctTGACGTTAGGACGCTCCGTGCACTTTTGTAAAAACAGCAAATGCTGATCTGATAatcagttgactagttgatttctACCCCCCccatcagacagaggcagcaaaggggggaagaaggggtacttgaaagcggcagtgccacacagctgagcctgggatcagctgtgcagcactgctgctttgaaacaccatggcggcgttcaaaggggcagcactgcacagctgatcccaggctcagctgtgtggtgcagtgtatgtggagcctggggtcagctgaggacttccCAGCTGAGCCGGCTCCACatgacatttcaaagcggcagcacagcatggagcccagggtcggcGGGGGactctgactcccactggggattcttgtgcatttcaaagctggtaccCACacgcagcccggagtcagcgggacttcccgctagccctgggctgcacgcggaattctgcattcctcctttgaaatgtacaaggaggAATAGGGAAGTGCGTATCGACTAGTTAATGGAaagtccatcgactacttgactagtcaattaatcgctagttaacatccttagttttgcCATGATCTTGGGTTGCTGGATTAGATTCATATCTGGACAGGCCCTGAGCTTCCATGTCAGGGGATGGTTTATATCCAACCTTTGTGGCTTTCCCATAAATCCTCCTCCAGTTACCTGAATGTCCCGGAGAAGGGCTGTCTGCTGGGTCTGCTCATTTCCTGTTAATGGTTTTACTTCTGTTTTCTCCCTGGGTATCTGTGTCAGTGTGGGGCCAAGCAGTGTTCCCAGTACACTGAGTGCTAGGGCAGCAGCTCAGGAGAGTTTCAGATGCTCCCCAGGTAATTGGCAGAATGTCAACAGCTAGGTGTTTCAGCTGGTGGTGCATATTTACACTtgcttcagtgcacatagaaaaaatGTTCCACACATTGATGAAGAAGTTTAAAGAGAATCTGGGTTTTGAGTCCTGCCCCCTACTGCTCTGGATGTGAATTCCCAGAGCCCATGGATAGCAGaagatgctgcccatgacagactCGGGGGTCTCCCTTTCAAGAGGGACATAGGGGCCAAAGGGAAAACTGACCCACAGAACAGAGTCAAATGTCAGAAATCTGAGGGTTTTCCAAGAAGTTCTCTTTGCTGCACACTCAGATCCCCatgaaagggccctgggctccatccatgtccctgaccagccctttccccattttcatacagaaacagacacaagacGAGAGGGCgaagattgtggccgagtttcagcagctgcagcagttcctggaggaacaagagcgactcctgctggacCAGCTGGAGCAGTTGGACGAGGAAactgggaggctccagactgacactgtcgGGAAACTCTCCGCACAGATTTCCCATCTCAGAGAGCGGatcggtgagctggaggggacgtgtcagaagccagcgagtgaattcgtgcaggtgagactgaggaagaaacgtcccagctccccacacagggaagggagtCTTGTGTATCACAAGTGCTGGGGTCCAGCTgtcagatctgggtgtaactcggAGTGCGTTGCTGCCATGtgagtgactgttgtgctttgcagagtcacaggcacagagctattagagatggcaaagccccatttgctcaggggatccatgttcctggggccagggcagggccccttgttcccatgtttgcaaaattCTTTCACTGAGTCCCTTGTGTGTGCCCAATGGGACTgagattcttttctctctctctcctccaggaTGTGAGAAGGACCTTTAGCAGGTAGGTgtctctcactcccctcacactgcacagcGCAGGGATAGAGCTTGGAGCTGATGCTGACACCATATCTctccagggccctgcagccagatgggaggGAAAGGTCACAGGCTGGGCACAAATCTTTGATCAGCGTCAGCCTGCggctctcccctggcccagcagactctggaattccccattcagggcacagtctgacctcaagtgtttcctggagctgtcacctccctggggactggctgcctcagggctgtggggtggaacatgggcctgtcactgctgggcactgggcacattcagtccagggcagcagggacccagagtctgtcccacccgagggctgtttggagacctgtgggaatgggctggggaggggggagctggtgtctcagtctagtccctagtggacagattcctacagcccttcccctgggaacctcctgccccTCAGCGCCTGGAGGCCAAGGGGTGAGTTGGCTGTGGAGACTCAATTCCCCTTTTGTCTCCCAGctggtctccccaggccagagctgCAGACTGTTCATGGGACCTTTGAGGGGACGTTGCAGGGCCAAgggcccctgctctcaggctgggaaaACTGGAGGGATTCGAACTCCAGGCCCAGCAGAGCAGTGACTCACTGGCCAGAGTTGGAGAACTGAGTCACTCGGTGCAGTGTCCCCATGTGATGTTGTCTCTccccaggtgtgagacggggctGTTCCAGCCGCCAGAGGAGATTTCTCCTGAATTGGACGAGCGAGTCAGGGGTATCTCCCAGCAAACGACTGCGCTGTTGGAGATGCTGAGGCAGTTCACAGGTGCcaagaagggatggggaggggagagtgagtgaAGCGTCTGAGGCCATGGAAAGAGACCGATGGTGGTTATTTAGTTCCTCATTAGATTAAGCTTCTGTTGATTGTGAGGTGAGAATGGCACCCACTTGCCATCCCAGACACTCAGGTTGATTAATTGAAACTTATTTGTTCCAAAAGCTACTTTGTAATTACAGCTACTGTTAGAGCACAAAATGgccgacacacagacagacacacacccagctccgtgctgctctctgcagagacgctgaGTACACAGACCCCACAGCTCACAGGTAGAGCCAGAAGTTCACAAACTCTGAACCGCTCGTGTCAAAGGGACCCAAGTGGGTGAAGTTCCTTTGAGgccaaagtctttgcaggatctgggcctgtagtaaaatatagtaaagactgtgtgcttcttcccccttccattacttaagcttgaaacagcacatatcatttagctaattgcgcatgttttagaagctgtagtaaaaaggggaacgagctgtttagacccatttctcaaggactggattacacgtattacttgagttagggaaatttgctaattgctattgcttaagctatactggtggttgttactgagtggaataaagttgaagtatgctaaccaataacgctgcaacacgaagctaaggtaacaaatcaagacatgccaagttagataagaaagttaaagaaagtataaaaaaggatgcttagcctaCGCCCGAGGTCGgctttgctttgagcactgagcttcTTAGCCgaaccttggttgcaaccaataaaattgagttggacccagcctaaaagtgtgactctcttctgtgggcaaattgacttagcctccaggggacgaacctTGCTATTTATGCAACAGGCCTAGGCTGTGACAAATGTCAGGAAGTGAATGAGCCAAACCCAGCGGagtctgcagggtgggagggatgtTGAGGAGAAAGCGAATCTCTTCACAGATTGCCCTGGGGTggctgtgaggctgcagggatgtggGTTCTATTGCTGGGAGAGGCCTGagtgagagagaaaggaggaggctTTAAACCTTTTTAACTCCATTAATTGCCTAgttgaagtcgaagtagcttaatttggctcttagaaccatagaatcacagagctggaagagacatcaggagtcatcgagtccagttgcctgctcaaagcaggaccaaccccaactaaattttcccagccagggctttgtcaagccaagacttaaaaatctctagggatggagattccacaccctccctagggaacccatcccagtgcttccccaccctcttagggaaatcgtttttcctaatctccaacctagacctcccccactacaacttcttgttctgtcatctgtcactattaagaacagtctctctccagcctctttggaaccgccCCCCCCTTTCAGGAAGCTGAAGacagctatcaaatcccccctcactattctcttctgcatgctaaacaagcccaaatccctcagtgtaTGTTTACATTTGCATTCTGTAGTAGGGGACCCAAAAttggacacattactccagatgtggcctcaccagagccaaataaaggggaataattacttctctagatctgctaggaatgcgcctcctaatgcaacctaagatgccattagccttcttggccaccCTGTGgcctcatatccagcttcccatccactgtaatccccacgtcttttggcgctgtccacacagcaggaagtggagagaagagcactctccctccgactttccttactccttgtaaaagcaGGTCTACCAGCATCTACAGAAGCCCCTCTCAGTTTGATTAGCAGTCCTCAGTTGATCGTTAATTGGAACCTGGGGAGATCGACAGTAGCAGCCTCAATCTtctgtacagtgtagatgcacccaagagTGTCTCTGCTGTAACAAAAACCCAGGTCTCTGTGTTAGGATTTGGGATGTCGTGGGCAATATGGACTCGTGAAAtctcacctctcttctcccttcccccaccagacacactgccctctgcactggacagaGCAAGACGACCTTTCAGACAGGGTGAGGTTTCAAGTGGAGACTGAAAACACCTTCCTGAGCTTGTAGCTCAAATCACCAACCAAAACCCCAGCGACCACGACAGGCAGAGCCCCAAACCTGCCCACTAAATGGGGAGGAGCCCCAGGGACACTGGATCAGAAGGATGAGGGGCCGTGTCCTGCCCCCCTTTAGAAATGGGATGGTAAaatccccaccttccccccccacacacacacttgctatGGGCACAGtttgtgggcagggggctttgcaggcaggggctgcgcttTGTGTCGGGGCAGCTGATCAGCGCAGCccctccttgggcaccagcctctgccctgtgctggcccctcccagtgaccccaccccagatccctttccccagaggccctgcccccggccaggccagaagccaaAGCTGGGCTCCCCGCATTGAGCCTGGCTGCCCTgaggagccctggaccctccaCTGCCGTGGGGGTGACtaatgcccaggccctgctctctggggcgaGGTGGCTCTTCCCccatgctgccccctcccctctgtgccccgggcggggggtggaggctgcagcagggagggagtttccctctgggggttAAAGCTGGAAcctgcctcctctgctcccccccccactgagccctcctgctgcccccaggactGAGCTTTGCCCCTCACActctgattctctctccccagcgatggtgactctggatccagacatggCGAATCCCCACCTCGTCCTGTCTGGggatgggaaacgtgtgagatggGAACGTGCACAGCAGCCACTGCCCGACACCCCAGAGAGATTCAACACTCggccctgtgtgctgggccgtgagggattcacctcggggagacattgctgggaggtggaggtgggggatgggcgacactgggctgtgggggtggccagagagtctgtgagcacTAAGGGACAAATCAGCCTGAGCCCTGagggggggatctgggctgtggagTGGTGGGGGGAGAGTCAGTTCCGGGCTCGCACCTGCCCTGTGACCCCGCTGCCCCGGAGCCCCCCCAGAAGGATCCgtgtttgtctggactgtgaccgggggcaggtgaGATTTATCGATGCTGGTTCTGAGGCCCAGAACTTCACTTTCCtgccgggctccctccctggggaaagaatccgaccctggctgggggtgtggtcAGCATCCCCACTCAGCCTGTGTCCCTGAAATCAGCCTCTCTAGCCTCACACAGCCCAGTCTCTGTGACCCTGGAGGACTCCCCTGTACCcagctcctggctctctgtgACCTTGGAGGATTCCCCCCTACCTATCTCCTGGCTCCTCATTTCTATGATCCCTGtaagctcctgcccctccctctccagagATTGGAAGGGTACAGAGAAAACCCCTTGAGAATGCAGatgaggcagaggtgggggttggGCAGAGGAGGCActaacagccgggctggggacaggcagaggtgggggctgggcaggggtggcACTAACTGCTGGGCTGAggacaggcagaggtgggggctgggcagggggcataTCTAAGAGTCGGGCAGGGAACAGACTgacaggagggggggaggacaCAGAATTAATCACTGATGGGTTGGGGAGAAGCTGGAAGCTCCACAGACGCAGGGAGTGGTTTGTACCCATCTGCCAGCCAgagctcctgctgcagcagcacagtcaCCTTCTTCCCCTGTGACTCTTGGGGAGCCGGTGACACTGACTGTCACACACAGAGTGCGGAGGAGGGTGAGGGATGTAGACAGACCAAACCCCTTCACACAGCCAACTCCAGCCATTGGAAACAGAAGATCACAAATttaatttaagtcagtccaggagtTACCGCAACCCAagtacccttgccctgccccgccctttctctgaggctctgc
This genomic window from Pelodiscus sinensis isolate JC-2024 chromosome 31, ASM4963464v1, whole genome shotgun sequence contains:
- the LOC142821472 gene encoding zinc finger protein RFP-like, with amino-acid sequence MSLTSPFPIFIQKQTQDERAKIVAEFQQLQQFLEEQERLLLDQLEQLDEETGRLQTDTVGKLSAQISHLRERIGELEGTCQKPASEFVQDVRRTFSRCETGLFQPPEEISPELDERVRGISQQTTALLEMLRQFTDTLPSALDRARRPFRQAMVTLDPDMANPHLVLSGDGKRVRWERAQQPLPDTPERFNTRPCVLGREGFTSGRHCWEVEVGDGRHWAVGVARESVSTKGQISLSPEGGIWAVEWWGESQFRARTCPVTPLPRSPPRRIRVCLDCDRGQVRFIDAGSEAQNFTFLPGSLPGERIRPWLGVWSASPLSLCP